Below is a window of Candidatus Binataceae bacterium DNA.
TCGGCGGCTGGAGACCCGCGCCGACGATCGGTAACGCGCTCAGCAATCCCGCGCTCGGGATCGGTGCGCTCTGTATCACCATCGTTATAAGGCCGAAGCCGACGATCACCATCGCGAACAGTCCGAGAAAATAGCCGGCAGAATGGATCTTGTACGAGCTGTTGCGGAATTCCGCCTCGAGCCGGCGCGCCTGCGCGCTGACTTCCTCGGGCCGGATATGGTCCTCGAAATCCTGGTCTTCGTCCGCATCGAGCGGCTCGCTGCGGTCCTGCGTGTGGGCGAAAGGACGATCGAGTTGCGCGCCACTCTCGACGAGGTCGTCGTCGATATCCGATATCCGGATGCGTCGCTTGGGGCGGGACGGAGGCGTGGGCGGAAGGGCGGTATCGCCGACCTCCCATTTCTCTTCGGAATGGCTCTGCGATGGCGGTTCGACCGCATTGGGCTCGTCACTGAAATCGAAGGAGAGATTTGCTCCTGTCCGGTCGTCTTCATCGTCGACGATGTTGCCGAAGCGCCGCTGCAGGAGTTCCAGCGTGGCGTCGCGACCTTTTCGAATTGCTTGGGGAGCCCCCTTGGGAGACTCCTGCGAAGCCTCCGGGCGCGGCGTCTGCGGGGCGGCGGCCGCGCGGCGGCCGGCGATGCCGGCCAGGCGGGGTTGGAGCGTCTGCGCCGGTGGAGCCTCGGCTCGCGCCGGAGCTGAAGCAGCCGGCAAAGGCTCGGGCTGCGCCGGCTGCGGCTGCTGCGGGGCCGCGGCGGCCTCGTGCCCGGCAGGCGCTGCGGCGGGCGACTCGGCGCCGGCGTCCGTGTCTGCCGGAGACGGAGGCGGTCCAGGCGGCGTACTCGC
It encodes the following:
- a CDS encoding DUF3426 domain-containing protein, with amino-acid sequence MIEIQCTSCNTRYRIDERILPDETPTFKCSRCGHVFSAEPRQKTPRRASGDAARAAAAAKSAPPAKTDVAASTPPGPPPSPADTDAGAESPAAAPAGHEAAAAPQQPQPAQPEPLPAASAPARAEAPPAQTLQPRLAGIAGRRAAAAPQTPRPEASQESPKGAPQAIRKGRDATLELLQRRFGNIVDDEDDRTGANLSFDFSDEPNAVEPPSQSHSEEKWEVGDTALPPTPPSRPKRRIRISDIDDDLVESGAQLDRPFAHTQDRSEPLDADEDQDFEDHIRPEEVSAQARRLEAEFRNSSYKIHSAGYFLGLFAMVIVGFGLITMVIQSAPIPSAGLLSALPIVGAGLQPPISAARRVALGEVQAEYVKLKGNQQALVVSGTAENLTSTALGAVQIEAALTASGAAPLRTQAVYCGNSATPKTLAEMTPHEIEFFEKLDAPKNFTLAPQATTPFVIVFTSPPAGASHFQLRIVRADPAAAPLAPSSEGG